One Actinoplanes missouriensis 431 DNA segment encodes these proteins:
- the hisF gene encoding imidazole glycerol phosphate synthase subunit HisF — MTVAVRVIPCLDVDAGRVVKGVNFVDLRDAGDPVELAAAYDAAGADELTFLDVTASSDDRGTMLDVVRRTAESVFIPLTVGGGVRSVENVDVLLRAGADKVGVNTAAIARPELIREIAERFGNQVLVLSLDVRRSPDQPSGWEVTTHGGRRSAGLDAIEWAARVASLGAGEILLNSMDADGTKAGFDLELIGAVRAVVDIPVIASGGAGAVGHFPPAVDAGADAVLAASVFHFGDLTIGEVKGALREAGNPIR; from the coding sequence ATGACGGTCGCGGTTCGTGTGATTCCCTGCCTGGACGTGGATGCCGGCCGGGTGGTGAAAGGCGTCAACTTCGTCGACCTGCGGGACGCCGGTGACCCGGTGGAGCTGGCCGCCGCCTATGACGCCGCCGGCGCCGACGAGCTGACCTTCCTCGACGTGACCGCCTCCTCCGACGACCGGGGCACGATGCTCGACGTGGTGCGGCGCACCGCCGAGTCGGTCTTCATCCCGCTCACCGTGGGCGGCGGCGTCCGCTCGGTGGAGAACGTGGACGTGCTGCTGCGCGCCGGCGCCGACAAGGTGGGCGTGAACACCGCGGCGATCGCCCGTCCCGAGCTGATCCGGGAGATCGCCGAGCGGTTCGGCAACCAGGTGCTGGTGCTCTCGCTCGACGTGCGTCGCTCGCCGGACCAGCCGAGCGGCTGGGAGGTCACCACCCACGGCGGCCGCCGCAGCGCCGGTCTGGACGCGATCGAGTGGGCGGCTCGGGTGGCGTCGCTGGGCGCCGGCGAGATCCTGCTGAACTCGATGGACGCGGACGGCACCAAGGCCGGCTTCGACCTGGAGCTGATCGGCGCGGTCCGGGCCGTCGTCGACATCCCGGTGATCGCCAGTGGCGGCGCGGGCGCGGTCGGGCACTTCCCGCCGGCGGTGGACGCCGGGGCGGACGCGGTGCTGGCGGCGAGCGTGTTCCACTTCGGTGACCTGACGATCGGCGAGGTCAAGGGCGCTCTGCGCGAGGCCGGCAACCCGATCCGCTGA
- a CDS encoding EamA family transporter, protein MRPRHLALAVAVAAIWGFNFVAIDAGLDHFPPLMFSALRFGLAAFPALLLVGRPQVPWRWVIAVALILGVTKFSLLFAGMAAGMPAGLSSLVLQSQAIFTMLFAVLFLRERPRRIQIAGLAVAVTGVLVVATRMGANLPAFLLVIGAAVAWGLSNVATRKASPPDSLRFMVWVSALATGPLVVLSLLIDGPSADLAALRAINTEALLSLLYIALVSTLAGFAGWGLLLRVYGAATVAPFSMLVPFFGIASAAVFLGEPVYLVDVLGGVLVVGGVLLGLVRGDLFSGRRLVRVEA, encoded by the coding sequence ATGAGACCGCGCCACCTCGCCCTCGCCGTCGCCGTCGCGGCGATCTGGGGCTTCAACTTCGTCGCCATCGACGCCGGGCTCGACCACTTCCCGCCGCTGATGTTCTCCGCCCTCCGCTTCGGTCTCGCGGCCTTCCCGGCGCTGCTCCTCGTCGGCCGCCCGCAGGTGCCGTGGCGCTGGGTCATCGCCGTCGCCCTGATCCTCGGCGTCACCAAGTTCTCGCTGCTCTTCGCCGGGATGGCGGCCGGGATGCCGGCCGGGCTCAGCTCGCTCGTCCTGCAGAGCCAGGCGATCTTCACGATGCTCTTCGCGGTGCTGTTCCTCCGCGAACGCCCGCGCCGGATCCAGATCGCCGGCCTCGCCGTCGCGGTCACCGGCGTCCTCGTCGTCGCCACCCGGATGGGCGCCAACCTCCCCGCGTTCCTGCTGGTCATCGGCGCGGCGGTGGCCTGGGGCCTGTCGAACGTCGCCACCCGCAAAGCCTCGCCGCCGGACAGCCTGCGCTTCATGGTCTGGGTCAGCGCGCTCGCCACCGGCCCGCTCGTCGTGCTCTCGCTGCTGATCGACGGCCCGTCCGCCGATCTTGCCGCGCTCCGCGCGATCAACACCGAGGCCCTGCTCTCACTGCTCTACATCGCGCTGGTCAGCACGCTCGCCGGCTTCGCCGGCTGGGGATTGCTGCTACGGGTGTACGGGGCAGCGACCGTCGCGCCGTTCTCGATGCTCGTCCCCTTCTTCGGGATCGCCTCCGCCGCCGTCTTCCTCGGCGAACCGGTCTACCTGGTCGACGTCCTCGGTGGGGTGCTCGTGGTCGGCGGTGTGCTTCTGGGACTGGTCCGGGGGGATCTCTTCTCCGGAAGACGCCTGGTTAGGGTGGAGGCATGA